Proteins co-encoded in one Ruegeria sp. YS9 genomic window:
- a CDS encoding NAD(P)/FAD-dependent oxidoreductase, with amino-acid sequence MFDETRDVRKKIAIVGAGISGLSAAYYLSENNDVTVYEAEPRLGGHARTVMAGKNGDQPVDTGFIVFNYATYPYLTRLFDELGVPVIESEMSFGATIDNGRIEYGLNNLRTLTAQKRNLARPAYYKMIADILRFGKEAPEAAKDDDTTIGELVDQLRLGHWFRHNYLMPMCGAIWSTPVEFVDQFPARSLVQFFRNHALLASGRANQHQWYTVKGGSIEYVRRIDAALRARGAEIRLASPVQNVSRDEMGVTIHSQGAVDQFDEIILATHSDQSLAILGDGATPAEAAALGAIRYQPNTAILHCDPGQMPKRRACWSSWTYRSQAGDVGVTYWMNRLQNIPDSDPLFVTLNASSEIPAEKIFDQVEFAHPVFDKAALKAQGQIREMQGQNRTWFAGAYNRHGFHEDGIASAMHVVARINGAPQTIGAENGIPGKDPALSVAAE; translated from the coding sequence ATGTTCGACGAAACCCGGGACGTACGGAAAAAGATCGCGATTGTAGGCGCAGGCATTTCGGGTCTCTCCGCCGCTTACTATCTTTCAGAAAACAACGACGTGACAGTCTATGAGGCCGAACCTCGGCTTGGTGGCCATGCCCGCACGGTGATGGCCGGAAAGAACGGGGATCAACCGGTCGATACGGGCTTCATCGTCTTCAACTATGCGACATATCCCTACCTGACCCGGCTGTTTGATGAGCTGGGCGTGCCCGTGATCGAAAGCGAGATGAGCTTTGGCGCGACAATCGACAATGGCCGCATTGAATACGGGTTGAACAATCTGCGCACACTGACCGCTCAAAAGCGCAATCTGGCGCGTCCGGCTTACTATAAAATGATCGCTGATATTCTGCGGTTTGGCAAAGAAGCCCCAGAAGCCGCCAAGGACGATGACACCACGATTGGCGAATTGGTGGACCAGCTGCGGCTGGGTCACTGGTTCCGGCACAATTATCTGATGCCGATGTGCGGTGCCATCTGGTCTACGCCGGTCGAGTTCGTGGATCAGTTCCCCGCACGCTCTTTGGTGCAGTTTTTCCGCAATCACGCCTTGCTGGCAAGCGGTCGTGCAAACCAGCATCAATGGTACACGGTCAAAGGCGGCAGCATAGAGTATGTCCGCCGGATAGACGCGGCCCTTCGTGCGCGGGGGGCAGAAATACGTCTGGCCAGCCCTGTTCAGAATGTATCCCGTGACGAGATGGGCGTCACCATCCACAGCCAGGGCGCCGTGGATCAGTTCGATGAAATCATCCTGGCCACCCATTCGGACCAGTCGCTTGCCATTTTGGGTGATGGCGCGACCCCCGCGGAAGCCGCTGCATTGGGCGCAATCCGCTACCAGCCCAATACGGCCATATTGCATTGTGACCCAGGTCAGATGCCAAAGCGGCGCGCCTGTTGGTCAAGCTGGACCTATCGTTCGCAAGCCGGAGATGTGGGGGTAACCTACTGGATGAACCGGCTTCAGAACATTCCGGACAGTGACCCGCTGTTTGTAACGCTGAACGCTTCATCAGAAATTCCCGCGGAAAAGATCTTTGACCAGGTCGAATTTGCCCATCCGGTCTTCGACAAGGCCGCCCTGAAGGCGCAGGGGCAAATCCGCGAGATGCAGGGACAGAACCGAACTTGGTTTGCCGGTGCTTACAACCGGCACGGATTTCACGAAGACGGGATAGCCAGCGCGATGCATGTCGTTGCTCGAATAAATGGCGCCCCGCAAACCATCGGAGCTGAAAATGGCATTCCTGGGAAAGACCCGGCCCTATCTGTTGCCGCTGAATAA
- a CDS encoding MFS transporter: protein MLYPRVSLYALMLAAAGIPLYIHLPRFAAVNLGIGLGVIGTVLLVIRLVDLVQDPLIGWAIDRWPGGQLAFAAMAALGLAIGFPLLFNLPQGASVPELVAILILLFSAYSLGTILLYGRSATLAKRTDPKELMTLAAYREGGQLTGVVIAASAPALLVAFGAHSQGYPAFGAFLGLLSVLTLILTIPIWRRRPITGSGLSFAGLGQAGGLRLLALALVNSLPVAITSTLFLFFVEDRLQLPGKAGPLLILFFLSAGASVPLWAKLSNKIGPKQTLIIAMPLSIAGFIGAATLSAGNLAGFAMICLASGAALGADMVVLPAMFSIVLTRAGLNASAAFGIWSFAGKLGLALAAFFTLPLLERSGFTPGQTNSAQALDTLNLAYAVLPCILKVGAFGMVLTLPTEVTSK from the coding sequence ATGCTCTATCCCCGGGTCAGTCTCTATGCGTTGATGCTCGCTGCGGCGGGTATCCCGCTTTATATCCACTTGCCGCGCTTTGCAGCCGTGAACCTGGGTATTGGCCTTGGGGTCATTGGTACGGTGCTGCTGGTGATCCGTTTGGTGGATCTGGTGCAGGATCCGCTGATCGGTTGGGCAATCGACCGATGGCCCGGCGGCCAGCTTGCATTTGCGGCGATGGCGGCTTTGGGGCTGGCGATCGGGTTTCCCCTGCTTTTCAATCTGCCGCAGGGTGCCAGCGTGCCGGAACTGGTCGCGATCCTGATCTTGCTGTTCTCGGCGTACAGCCTGGGAACCATTCTTCTATATGGTCGCAGCGCAACTCTGGCGAAGCGAACCGATCCGAAAGAGCTGATGACACTGGCCGCCTATCGTGAAGGCGGGCAGTTGACCGGGGTGGTCATCGCAGCCAGCGCTCCGGCCCTGTTGGTTGCTTTCGGGGCACACTCCCAAGGCTACCCCGCATTCGGAGCGTTTCTGGGGCTGCTCTCCGTTCTGACCCTGATACTAACAATCCCGATCTGGCGGCGCAGACCGATCACCGGATCAGGCCTGTCCTTTGCAGGTCTGGGTCAGGCCGGTGGCTTGCGCCTTCTTGCGCTGGCTTTGGTCAACAGCCTCCCGGTTGCCATAACCTCCACCCTGTTTCTGTTTTTTGTGGAAGACCGGCTGCAACTGCCGGGCAAGGCGGGTCCTTTGTTGATCCTGTTCTTCCTGAGCGCAGGCGCGAGCGTCCCGCTCTGGGCAAAGCTCAGCAACAAAATTGGCCCGAAACAGACTCTGATTATCGCCATGCCGCTCTCGATCGCCGGCTTTATCGGCGCCGCCACACTGAGTGCAGGAAATCTTGCGGGGTTTGCAATGATCTGTCTCGCCTCGGGCGCGGCGCTGGGCGCGGATATGGTCGTGTTGCCGGCCATGTTCTCGATCGTCCTTACCCGGGCCGGGCTGAACGCATCAGCTGCGTTTGGCATCTGGTCCTTCGCTGGCAAACTGGGCCTCGCCCTGGCTGCCTTTTTCACTCTGCCGCTGCTGGAACGCAGCGGTTTCACCCCCGGTCAAACCAATTCCGCACAGGCGCTGGATACACTCAATCTTGCCTATGCTGTGCTGCCCTGCATCCTGAAAGTCGGAGCGTTCGGGATGGTGTTGACCCTGCCCACCGAGGTCACAAGCAAATGA
- a CDS encoding DUF3833 domain-containing protein, whose product MNAFTVILLVLLTAVFIRARLLSFRAQSPSDYSGTGPDFSLKKHLNGEILSEGLIYGPNGKMSNSFVARMSGEWQGNSGTLTEYFTYSNGKQMTRKWYLTLGTGNTFTAMADDIVGEGRGIISGSTVKLTYRIILPDDAGGHTLDVTDWMYLTETGVIMNRSEMRKFGVKVAELVATMRANPKSKPIHAIGSNGYDATSEGKPLQ is encoded by the coding sequence ATGAATGCTTTCACCGTCATCCTTCTGGTCCTTCTGACCGCTGTCTTCATCCGTGCAAGGCTGCTGAGCTTTCGCGCGCAATCGCCGTCCGATTACAGTGGCACCGGGCCAGATTTTTCCCTGAAAAAGCACCTGAACGGAGAGATCTTGTCCGAGGGCCTGATCTATGGCCCCAACGGCAAAATGTCGAACAGCTTTGTCGCGCGCATGTCCGGCGAATGGCAAGGCAACTCGGGCACGCTGACCGAATACTTCACCTATTCCAACGGAAAACAGATGACCCGCAAATGGTACCTGACGCTGGGAACCGGCAACACGTTCACGGCAATGGCGGATGATATCGTGGGCGAAGGTCGGGGCATCATCTCGGGGTCCACGGTGAAACTGACCTATCGTATCATTCTGCCAGATGACGCTGGTGGACATACGCTGGACGTCACCGATTGGATGTACCTGACAGAAACCGGCGTCATCATGAACCGGTCCGAGATGCGCAAGTTTGGCGTCAAGGTCGCGGAACTGGTCGCCACGATGCGTGCAAACCCGAAATCAAAACCGATCCACGCGATTGGTTCGAACGGGTATGACGCGACTTCGGAAGGGAAGCCGTTGCAATGA
- a CDS encoding DUF3833 family protein, with product MITFRSFIACVAITSLALLAACSSKPKVPKTFLSDRQLNLEEFFDGKTVAYGQFQDVLGNIPRRFTVDIDGTWDGETLTLVEDFVYDDGATEQRIWTLTKTGEDTWTGTAPGVLGTASGIERGDTFNWKYKIDLPIKDGTMRVKFDDWMWLLDDDRLLNRAYVSRYGVRLGEVILFFEKK from the coding sequence ATGATCACCTTTCGCTCTTTCATCGCCTGCGTCGCCATCACGAGTCTCGCGCTTCTGGCGGCCTGCTCCAGCAAACCCAAAGTACCAAAAACATTTCTGTCGGACCGACAGTTGAACCTCGAGGAATTCTTCGACGGTAAAACCGTGGCCTACGGTCAGTTTCAGGATGTTCTGGGAAATATCCCCCGCAGATTCACAGTTGATATCGATGGGACATGGGACGGCGAAACCCTGACCCTGGTCGAAGACTTCGTCTACGACGATGGCGCGACGGAACAACGCATCTGGACATTGACCAAAACCGGAGAGGATACATGGACCGGTACGGCGCCCGGCGTACTGGGCACCGCCAGCGGGATTGAACGCGGGGATACGTTCAACTGGAAATACAAGATCGACCTGCCGATCAAGGACGGGACCATGCGTGTCAAATTCGACGACTGGATGTGGCTGCTGGATGACGACCGTCTGCTGAACCGCGCGTATGTCTCACGCTATGGCGTCCGTCTGGGTGAAGTCATCCTGTTCTTCGAGAAGAAATAG
- a CDS encoding mechanosensitive ion channel family protein, whose protein sequence is MENEIAQTAENVTNTVWAELSQVLNTELYDGKSLSDLLTLEALLGLVANTIAALILLVLGLVISRYVSRKIRGVGENSERLDDTLFNFLGNLARYTILAFTGLFILNTFGVQTTSIIALIGAAGLAIGLALQGTLSNVAAGVMIILFRPLKIGDFVDVNGVLGTVKDITLNYTEIADMGNVKVIVPNAEVWGNTIKNYSVYETRRAEWTFGVGYGVNLAEAERVIRETIMSDARSLADPEPFIQVNNLGSSSVDFLVRVWCKSSDYFRYQADMKRKVKEALDEADINIPFPTRTLLIEGEKTQREKAIAAE, encoded by the coding sequence ATGGAAAACGAGATTGCACAGACCGCAGAGAACGTGACGAACACCGTTTGGGCCGAACTGTCGCAAGTTCTGAATACCGAGCTGTATGACGGGAAATCGCTGAGCGACCTGCTGACGCTCGAGGCCCTTCTTGGCCTTGTCGCGAACACGATCGCGGCGCTGATCCTGTTGGTGCTTGGGCTTGTGATTTCAAGATATGTCAGCCGGAAGATCCGGGGCGTCGGTGAAAACTCGGAACGCCTGGACGATACGCTGTTCAACTTTCTTGGCAATCTGGCGCGCTATACGATCCTGGCGTTTACCGGGCTGTTCATTCTGAACACGTTCGGGGTGCAGACGACGTCGATCATCGCGCTGATCGGTGCCGCCGGTTTGGCCATTGGTCTTGCGTTGCAAGGCACATTGTCCAACGTTGCAGCCGGCGTGATGATCATCCTATTCCGGCCGCTCAAGATCGGCGATTTCGTCGACGTGAATGGGGTGCTCGGAACTGTAAAAGATATCACCCTGAACTACACCGAAATTGCGGATATGGGGAACGTCAAGGTTATCGTTCCCAACGCCGAGGTGTGGGGAAACACCATCAAGAACTATTCCGTCTACGAGACCCGTCGTGCCGAGTGGACGTTTGGCGTTGGATACGGCGTCAACTTGGCGGAGGCCGAGCGCGTCATTCGCGAGACGATCATGTCGGACGCCCGTTCGCTGGCTGACCCCGAACCGTTCATCCAGGTGAACAATCTTGGCAGCAGCAGCGTCGATTTTCTTGTCCGCGTGTGGTGCAAGTCTTCGGACTACTTCCGATACCAGGCAGATATGAAGCGCAAAGTCAAAGAGGCGTTGGACGAAGCGGATATCAATATTCCGTTTCCGACCCGCACTCTGCTGATTGAAGGCGAAAAGACTCAGCGAGAAAAAGCGATCGCGGCAGAGTAA
- a CDS encoding IS5 family transposase (programmed frameshift), protein MSDLYWLSDEQMAKLTPFFPKSHGKPRVDDKRVLSGIIFINRNGLRWRDAPAAYGPHKTLYSRWKRWSEKGIFARMMAGLAAEHGEQKTVMIDATYLKAHRTATSLAAKKGGRGRLIGRTKGGMNTKLHAICDSQGRPLNLFVTAGQVSDYIGARALLSSLPKVDWLLGDRGYDADWFREALQDKGIRACIPGRKQRKKAVRYDKRRYKRRNRIEIMFGRLKDWRRVATRYDRCPKVFLSAIALAALVIYWL, encoded by the exons ATGAGCGACCTTTACTGGCTGAGCGATGAGCAGATGGCCAAGCTTACCCCTTTTTTCCCGAAGTCGCACGGCAAGCCACGTGTCGATGACAAGCGCGTCCTGAGTGGGATTATCTTCATCAATCGCAATGGTTTGCGCTGGCGTGACGCTCCTGCCGCCTATGGTCCGCACAAGACGCTCTACAGCCGCTGGAAGCGCTGGAGCGAGAAAGGCATCTTTGCGCGGATGATGGCGGGTCTGGCCGCCGAACACGGCGAACAGAAGACCGTGATGATCGACGCGACCTACCTCAAGGCCCATCGAACAGCGACCAGTCTGGCCGCGA AAAAAGGGGGGCGTGGGCGCCTGATCGGTCGAACCAAAGGCGGCATGAACACCAAACTGCACGCCATCTGCGATAGCCAAGGCCGCCCACTCAACCTGTTCGTCACCGCCGGTCAGGTCAGCGACTACATCGGTGCGCGGGCGTTGCTCAGCAGCCTGCCAAAGGTCGACTGGCTGCTCGGGGATCGCGGTTACGATGCCGATTGGTTCCGGGAAGCGTTGCAAGACAAAGGGATACGCGCCTGCATCCCTGGACGAAAGCAGCGCAAGAAAGCCGTCAGATACGATAAGCGTCGATACAAACGCCGAAACCGGATCGAGATCATGTTCGGCAGGCTGAAGGATTGGCGGCGCGTGGCAACCCGCTACGACCGTTGCCCAAAGGTCTTCCTCTCTGCCATCGCTCTGGCCGCGCTCGTCATCTACTGGTTATGA
- a CDS encoding monooxygenase, giving the protein MSTMKIWDLHMTYDGPMTEEFAEGTMRLAESIAQEAGVIWKIWTVDESSGDFGSTYLFRDLAALETYKAMHVKRLAAIGVTVTSDHVFDIMEDLSSITNAPLREVV; this is encoded by the coding sequence ATGAGCACGATGAAAATCTGGGACCTACACATGACATATGACGGCCCCATGACCGAAGAATTTGCCGAGGGCACTATGCGGTTGGCTGAAAGCATTGCGCAGGAAGCTGGTGTGATCTGGAAAATCTGGACCGTTGATGAAAGCAGTGGTGATTTCGGTTCGACCTATTTGTTCCGGGATCTCGCCGCCCTGGAAACCTACAAGGCGATGCACGTGAAGCGTCTGGCGGCAATCGGTGTCACCGTAACGTCGGACCATGTGTTTGATATCATGGAAGACCTCAGCTCAATCACCAACGCCCCCTTGCGCGAGGTAGTCTGA
- a CDS encoding LysR family transcriptional regulator gives MRRNELNDVSIFVAVAQENGFRAAAEKLKLGAGSVSEAVQRFEDRLGVRLIERSTRAIALTKAGELLFRRSLPAINDLETALKSIHDLNEDLSGTLRLTAPTAAGQLFLDALITGFAKEHPAVAIELIYDETKVDLVTSGVDAAIRAETLLDPDTYAIAIGPTLKMTIVASPEYLANCPPLEKPADVAAHSGVCFAITGADKLAPWEFAGTDGPYSVMPRPKIVTNDVTSILEGAKAGLGLAYIFASSVESSLEDGRLVQVLEGQTADLPRFSLNYLSKRNMPPRVRAFVDYAKRCNP, from the coding sequence ATGAGGCGAAATGAGTTGAACGACGTGTCGATATTCGTGGCGGTTGCTCAAGAGAACGGTTTCCGCGCGGCGGCTGAAAAACTGAAACTTGGAGCGGGTTCGGTAAGTGAAGCTGTCCAGAGGTTCGAAGATCGCCTTGGCGTGCGCCTGATCGAAAGATCGACCCGGGCCATCGCCCTGACCAAAGCGGGCGAACTTCTTTTTCGCCGTAGCCTGCCAGCAATCAATGATCTGGAAACAGCACTGAAAAGTATTCACGACCTAAACGAAGATCTGTCGGGCACGCTTCGGCTAACGGCCCCGACCGCCGCGGGCCAATTGTTTCTGGATGCCCTAATCACAGGATTTGCAAAAGAACATCCGGCGGTGGCGATTGAACTAATTTATGACGAAACAAAAGTCGATCTCGTAACCAGCGGGGTTGATGCTGCTATCCGTGCTGAGACCCTGCTTGATCCTGATACATATGCCATCGCAATTGGCCCTACACTGAAGATGACGATTGTCGCGTCCCCCGAATATCTAGCCAATTGCCCGCCCCTAGAGAAACCGGCCGATGTGGCGGCACATAGCGGGGTCTGTTTTGCTATTACAGGTGCTGACAAGCTGGCCCCGTGGGAATTTGCAGGCACAGACGGCCCCTATTCGGTCATGCCGCGTCCCAAGATCGTCACCAACGACGTGACCTCCATCCTTGAAGGCGCAAAGGCGGGGCTTGGGCTGGCCTATATCTTTGCAAGCTCTGTCGAGAGCTCGCTGGAAGACGGCAGGTTGGTTCAGGTTCTGGAAGGCCAGACCGCTGATTTGCCCCGGTTCTCCCTGAACTATCTATCCAAGCGCAATATGCCGCCCCGTGTCAGAGCTTTCGTTGATTATGCGAAACGGTGCAATCCTTAA
- a CDS encoding LysR family transcriptional regulator, which produces MNIKALRAFRATLSEGSLAAAAKILHLSQPAVSRLVSGLEGELRLDLFDRSGRNLTPTPEGLAFYREAGRILDNLDEIPGIAAEIRAGRTQNLRIVAMPRIARALASPAVGQFVRANPDTNVSLDVRARREAGKWLAGREYDVGIGALPVEHPDIQTELLLRVRAQAVVPIDHPLADLKEVSIDDLGDVPIVRLMHGLLLRDQLDDMFRSAGILPKQTCEVASSSLACALVADGGGVTIADELVAANVDRDRIRTIPITPERWMSFGLLFPVQSEPNEARDQFVDVLKSHVTALAASSEAIEVMY; this is translated from the coding sequence ATGAACATCAAAGCGCTTCGTGCATTCAGAGCAACGCTGTCTGAGGGATCACTCGCAGCAGCAGCAAAAATACTGCACCTTTCGCAACCAGCGGTGAGCCGGTTGGTTTCCGGTCTTGAGGGGGAGTTGCGGCTTGATCTTTTTGATCGAAGCGGCCGGAACCTCACTCCAACACCCGAGGGACTTGCATTTTATCGCGAAGCTGGTCGCATCCTCGACAACCTGGATGAAATCCCAGGCATCGCCGCCGAGATTCGTGCAGGCCGCACTCAGAACCTTCGGATCGTCGCAATGCCGCGCATCGCGCGCGCGCTGGCTTCCCCTGCTGTCGGTCAATTTGTAAGGGCGAACCCTGATACAAATGTCAGCCTGGATGTACGTGCCCGCAGAGAGGCTGGGAAGTGGCTGGCCGGTCGAGAATATGACGTGGGCATTGGTGCGCTTCCCGTCGAACACCCCGACATCCAGACTGAACTGCTGTTGCGCGTTAGAGCACAAGCCGTCGTACCAATTGATCATCCGCTTGCTGATCTGAAGGAGGTTTCCATTGATGATTTAGGTGACGTTCCTATTGTCAGGCTGATGCACGGATTGCTTCTGCGCGATCAACTGGATGATATGTTTCGATCCGCTGGGATACTACCAAAACAAACCTGCGAAGTCGCATCTTCCTCGCTGGCATGTGCCCTCGTAGCGGATGGCGGTGGTGTCACAATTGCAGATGAGCTTGTAGCGGCCAACGTAGATAGAGATCGCATTCGAACCATCCCCATAACGCCCGAACGCTGGATGTCGTTTGGGCTTCTCTTTCCAGTTCAGTCAGAGCCAAACGAAGCACGCGACCAGTTCGTTGATGTACTAAAATCACATGTCACAGCACTTGCGGCGTCAAGCGAGGCGATAGAAGTGATGTACTAG
- a CDS encoding tripartite tricarboxylate transporter substrate binding protein gives MKRRKLISAALAGIALTASATASFAADWPKRPINLVVPYKAGGGTDAYARAISAAAEGILEVPVVVVNKPGSGGLNGANSVVGARPDGYTMMMTSGGSFLLSTMTRDTDIDALDSFEFVAQVGQLQTSLMVPKDSPFQTVQDVIDAAKADPGSLRWAHSGRGGFHHVGGLGFLANNGIEAQDVPFKGGGPTRAALIGEQADFGFLGVQQLAGFEDQLRALAVNSQERDAIMKDVPAFGELGIPFAAVSSPVIVFAPKGTPAEVIAAMEIALEQIAAKPEFAELLASRGTGPVYQSGADAKATLSSMKEDATPLVESLTN, from the coding sequence ATGAAACGCAGAAAACTCATTTCTGCCGCACTGGCAGGCATCGCCCTTACGGCATCAGCCACAGCCAGCTTTGCGGCTGACTGGCCCAAGCGCCCGATCAACCTGGTTGTACCCTACAAGGCAGGCGGCGGCACTGATGCCTATGCCCGCGCTATCTCAGCGGCAGCCGAAGGCATTTTGGAAGTGCCGGTTGTTGTCGTGAACAAACCCGGCTCGGGTGGCTTGAATGGAGCCAATTCTGTCGTTGGCGCACGGCCTGATGGCTACACGATGATGATGACCTCTGGTGGCTCATTCTTGCTGTCCACCATGACCCGCGACACCGACATTGATGCACTGGACAGCTTTGAGTTCGTTGCGCAGGTCGGCCAATTGCAAACCTCGCTGATGGTCCCGAAAGACAGCCCGTTTCAGACTGTTCAGGACGTGATCGACGCGGCCAAGGCTGATCCTGGATCGCTTCGTTGGGCGCATTCAGGCCGCGGTGGTTTCCACCATGTGGGCGGTCTGGGCTTTCTCGCCAATAACGGCATTGAAGCGCAAGACGTTCCGTTCAAGGGCGGAGGGCCAACTCGCGCCGCTCTAATCGGGGAACAAGCTGACTTCGGCTTCCTGGGCGTACAACAGCTGGCCGGATTCGAAGATCAACTGCGCGCTCTGGCAGTCAACAGTCAAGAACGCGATGCCATCATGAAGGATGTGCCTGCTTTTGGCGAGTTGGGCATTCCGTTTGCAGCTGTGTCCTCGCCGGTGATCGTGTTTGCTCCGAAGGGCACGCCTGCTGAAGTGATCGCGGCGATGGAAATAGCGCTGGAACAGATCGCAGCGAAGCCTGAATTTGCTGAATTGCTGGCGTCGCGTGGGACCGGTCCAGTCTATCAGAGCGGCGCAGACGCCAAGGCAACACTGAGCTCTATGAAAGAGGACGCCACTCCTTTGGTTGAAAGCTTGACCAACTAA
- a CDS encoding tripartite tricarboxylate transporter TctB family protein, with product MRAYAEGLVLAIVSLVAIWGAWQVPAASPGDTWAGIVPFAASVALLGLSGLLLLGASRQTGDVATASGDSGATIQIIALFIIALIYQQSFRWFGYLLPTAIVAPIVLYMFGVRSWIGLAVSVVICPLVFHLIFFVLLGVFPPYGEVFDLLSWIQG from the coding sequence ATGCGCGCTTATGCCGAAGGTCTTGTGCTGGCCATCGTTTCACTTGTGGCCATCTGGGGCGCGTGGCAGGTGCCAGCTGCATCGCCCGGCGACACTTGGGCCGGGATCGTGCCCTTTGCTGCCTCCGTCGCTCTTTTGGGCTTGTCGGGTCTCTTGTTACTAGGTGCATCCCGTCAGACTGGAGATGTCGCTACAGCAAGCGGAGACAGCGGTGCCACTATCCAGATCATCGCGCTGTTCATCATTGCGCTGATCTACCAACAGTCATTCCGTTGGTTTGGCTACTTGCTACCCACGGCCATAGTAGCTCCCATCGTGCTGTATATGTTCGGTGTGCGGAGCTGGATCGGCCTTGCGGTCTCCGTGGTCATCTGCCCGCTGGTGTTCCACCTCATCTTTTTTGTGCTGCTTGGTGTTTTCCCGCCCTATGGCGAAGTGTTTGACCTGCTCAGCTGGATACAGGGGTAA